From a region of the Campylobacter showae genome:
- a CDS encoding c-type cytochrome, whose protein sequence is MKKLIIVSGAAALLAGSLFAADGATLYKKCAACHGPKAEKVYLNKVPALNTLSKEEIAESLKGYKAGTLDKFKSAAMMKPIAKPLSDDDIAALSEYIPTLK, encoded by the coding sequence ATGAAAAAGCTTATCATTGTTTCAGGAGCTGCCGCATTGCTAGCGGGTAGCCTATTTGCCGCTGACGGCGCGACTCTTTACAAAAAATGCGCAGCCTGTCACGGACCGAAAGCCGAAAAAGTGTATCTAAATAAAGTTCCTGCGCTTAACACGCTTTCAAAAGAAGAGATCGCCGAGAGCCTAAAAGGCTATAAAGCAGGCACTCTAGATAAATTTAAAAGCGCAGCTATGATGAAACCTATCGCAAAACCTCTTAGCGACGATGACATCGCGGCTCTATCAGAGTACATCCCTACTCTAAAATAA
- the gmhB gene encoding D-glycero-beta-D-manno-heptose 1,7-bisphosphate 7-phosphatase produces MDKIELKTVPKKALFLDRDGVINEDAGYVYRREDFVFKEGIFAALREFAKAGYALVVVTNQSGIGRGYYTLEQFDELCRFMLGEFEKKGVKIEKIYFCPHAPEALCGCRKPKPGMLLKAANELNIDLARSIMIGDKDSDVQAGQSAGVGVNLKLGDRLKSVAEALEFLKKEGKI; encoded by the coding sequence ATGGATAAAATAGAGCTTAAAACGGTGCCCAAAAAGGCGCTTTTTCTTGATCGCGACGGCGTGATAAACGAGGATGCGGGCTATGTTTATAGGCGCGAGGATTTCGTTTTTAAAGAGGGCATTTTCGCCGCTTTGAGAGAGTTTGCCAAGGCCGGCTACGCGCTAGTTGTAGTGACGAATCAATCGGGCATCGGGCGAGGCTACTACACGCTGGAGCAGTTTGACGAGCTTTGCAGGTTTATGCTGGGCGAGTTTGAAAAAAAGGGCGTAAAGATAGAGAAAATTTACTTTTGTCCGCACGCGCCTGAGGCTCTTTGCGGTTGCCGTAAACCAAAGCCAGGCATGCTGCTAAAGGCCGCAAACGAGCTAAACATCGACCTTGCGCGCTCGATCATGATAGGCGACAAGGATAGCGACGTGCAGGCGGGGCAGAGCGCTGGCGTCGGGGTAAATTTAAAACTCGGCGACCGGCTAAAAAGCGTGGCTGAGGCGCTAGAGTTTTTAAAAAAAGAAGGAAAAATATGA
- a CDS encoding NAD(P)H-dependent oxidoreductase, translated as MKTLVILSHPNLAASRVNKALSQVAKAATDVEVRHLEGLYGLDIARIDASSEQDALAAAERIVFLYPMYWLNVPPMLKAYIDIVFSHELVGSGALKGKVLQLALSVSTPLGEYSKQGAIGFSLDEILTPLKIAANYCGMDFAVPFISSGFEPGEFGDDAVDAAAARFGKLLRGELSTNEYQI; from the coding sequence ATGAAAACGCTAGTTATCTTATCGCACCCAAATCTCGCCGCATCTCGCGTAAACAAAGCTTTATCGCAGGTAGCAAAGGCTGCTACGGACGTCGAAGTGCGCCATTTGGAGGGGCTTTACGGCTTAGATATCGCACGCATAGACGCCAGCTCAGAGCAAGACGCGTTAGCGGCTGCCGAGCGCATTGTATTTTTGTACCCGATGTACTGGCTAAACGTGCCGCCTATGCTAAAAGCCTATATCGATATCGTCTTTTCGCACGAGCTAGTGGGTTCCGGCGCGCTTAAAGGCAAGGTCTTGCAGCTTGCGCTAAGCGTCAGCACCCCGCTTGGAGAATACTCTAAACAGGGCGCGATCGGCTTTAGCTTGGATGAAATTTTAACGCCGCTTAAGATCGCGGCAAACTACTGCGGGATGGACTTTGCCGTGCCGTTTATCAGCAGCGGATTTGAGCCCGGCGAGTTTGGCGACGATGCCGTAGACGCCGCAGCCGCGCGCTTTGGCAAGCTTTTACGAGGAGAGCTAAGTACTAACGAGTATCAAATTTAG
- the rfaD gene encoding ADP-glyceromanno-heptose 6-epimerase, giving the protein MKDIKRVVITGAAGFIGSNLAHYFDENLKDVEVLAVDKFRSDEKFSNGNLKSFGHFKNLLGFSGEIYEGDINCAKTLSMIEKFAPGAIFHEAAISDTTVTEQGELMRTNLNSFKDMLDICEKTGARMIYASSGATYGNAKSPQRVGECEAPNNVYGFSKLKMDDLGRKYAKKGVVVVGLRYFNVYGAREFYKNKTASMVLQFGLQILSGKNPRLFEGSDKIKRDFVYIKDIVQANLLALNAPSGVYNAATGTARSFQEIVDILQRELGSNLPCEYIPNPYARSYQFHTQADIEPTKKALGYEPKFSLEEGIKDYAAEIKRIYEEEINA; this is encoded by the coding sequence ATGAAAGATATAAAAAGAGTAGTAATTACGGGCGCGGCGGGCTTCATCGGCTCAAATTTGGCTCATTATTTTGATGAAAATTTAAAAGACGTAGAAGTGCTCGCCGTGGACAAATTTAGAAGCGACGAGAAATTTAGCAACGGTAATCTAAAAAGCTTCGGGCATTTTAAAAATTTGCTCGGCTTTTCGGGCGAAATTTATGAGGGCGACATAAACTGCGCAAAAACGCTATCTATGATCGAGAAATTTGCCCCGGGTGCAATCTTTCACGAGGCGGCGATCTCGGATACCACTGTAACCGAGCAGGGCGAGCTAATGAGGACTAATCTAAATAGCTTTAAAGATATGCTAGATATCTGCGAAAAAACGGGCGCGCGCATGATATACGCAAGCTCCGGCGCTACGTACGGCAACGCAAAAAGCCCGCAAAGAGTCGGCGAATGCGAAGCGCCGAATAACGTCTACGGCTTTTCAAAGCTAAAAATGGACGATCTGGGTCGAAAATACGCTAAAAAAGGCGTAGTAGTCGTGGGGCTGAGATACTTTAACGTCTACGGCGCGAGGGAGTTTTATAAAAACAAAACCGCCTCGATGGTGCTGCAGTTTGGTCTGCAAATTTTGAGCGGGAAAAATCCGCGCCTCTTTGAAGGCAGCGACAAAATCAAGCGTGACTTCGTCTATATAAAAGACATCGTGCAGGCCAATTTGCTCGCCCTAAATGCACCAAGCGGCGTGTATAACGCGGCGACGGGCACGGCAAGAAGCTTCCAAGAGATCGTGGATATCTTGCAGCGCGAGCTGGGGTCAAATTTACCTTGCGAATACATCCCAAACCCGTACGCGCGCTCATATCAGTTTCACACGCAAGCAGACATCGAGCCGACTAAAAAGGCGCTGGGATACGAGCCCAAATTTAGCCTAGAAGAGGGCATAAAAGACTACGCAGCCGAGATAAAAAGGATATACGAGGAAGAGATAAATGCGTGA
- a CDS encoding heavy metal translocating P-type ATPase codes for MGKFKCAHCRGEFEREALIERGGELFCCEGCAGVYEILNASGLGEFYERLGKTTLNPARGAKNTAQKSQEDLAAIYQNYVKNENGFNKISLIIEGIHCSACIWLNEKVLFAQKGILEVNINSVNNKALIVWDENEINLAQIFALIRSIGYEPYPYDAQAQEHRLAGQRREFYARLLVGIFCTMNIMWLAVAQYGGYFTGMRQDVRSIINFAEFILATPVLFYTGSGFFRGAWSALKNKTQNMDSLIVTGTLAAYIFSIYAMFSRQGEVYFDSVAMIITFVFIGKYLEILSKKKAADTLDNLNSLNLNSVSVKDGDEITLKSAQEVRVGELVVVRAGERVLLDGVVVSGAASFDLSSLSGESAPVYLSAKEGENEIKSGSVCVDGTLVYEVGAVFSESVLARIINLLETAAAKKPKIQALADAIAARFSAAITMLALATFAFWFWRTGELSAALIVAISVVVISCPCALGLATPVSTLVALGAGFRRGILFKEARIIESLAKCDTAVFDKTGTLTSGRLKVSKFTRVGKFDASALFSLVSGSDHPVSCVVGEYLRANFRDLKLLELSGFENIAARGVRAKFGGINLAGGSEKFMRELGLYGGEAVRGTCYFFAADGGIAAAFELEESLKDGAKECVAALKNAGIRVAMLTGDNEYAAKRVAEELGVGETVANALPTDKAAYVERLAQQGRNVLMVGDGINDAAALALSSVAVCMGSGAAVSIAKSDVVLMRDDPASLAAAVALARKTYRIVRQNLVFSLVYNAVTIPLAMAGYVAPAVAALSMSLSSVAVVLNALRARSER; via the coding sequence CAAGAGGACCTCGCGGCTATTTATCAAAACTACGTCAAAAACGAGAATGGATTTAATAAAATCTCGCTCATCATCGAGGGTATCCACTGCTCGGCTTGTATCTGGCTAAACGAGAAGGTTTTATTTGCGCAGAAGGGAATTTTAGAGGTAAATATAAACTCGGTTAATAACAAAGCCCTCATTGTCTGGGACGAAAACGAGATAAATTTGGCTCAAATTTTCGCTCTCATCCGCTCCATCGGCTACGAGCCCTACCCATACGACGCACAGGCCCAGGAGCACAGGCTCGCGGGGCAGAGGCGCGAATTTTACGCGCGGCTGCTTGTCGGGATATTTTGCACGATGAACATCATGTGGCTGGCCGTCGCTCAGTACGGCGGCTACTTCACGGGCATGCGCCAGGACGTGCGCTCTATAATAAATTTCGCCGAATTTATCCTCGCTACGCCGGTACTTTTCTACACGGGAAGCGGTTTTTTTAGGGGTGCTTGGAGCGCGCTAAAAAACAAAACGCAAAACATGGATAGCCTCATCGTCACGGGCACGCTAGCAGCTTACATTTTCTCGATCTACGCGATGTTTTCGCGGCAAGGAGAGGTGTATTTCGACTCGGTTGCGATGATAATCACTTTCGTATTTATCGGCAAATATCTGGAAATCTTGAGCAAGAAAAAGGCCGCCGACACGCTCGATAATCTAAACTCGCTAAATTTAAACTCCGTTAGCGTCAAAGACGGCGACGAGATAACGCTAAAAAGCGCGCAGGAGGTGAGGGTGGGCGAACTCGTGGTCGTGAGAGCTGGCGAGCGCGTGCTGCTAGACGGCGTCGTCGTAAGCGGGGCGGCGAGCTTTGATCTCTCTAGCCTTAGCGGCGAGAGCGCGCCAGTGTATCTGAGCGCGAAAGAGGGCGAAAATGAGATAAAAAGCGGCTCCGTGTGCGTGGACGGCACGCTAGTTTATGAGGTTGGCGCCGTATTTAGCGAGTCGGTGCTAGCGCGTATCATAAATCTGCTCGAAACCGCCGCAGCCAAAAAGCCCAAAATCCAGGCACTCGCAGACGCTATCGCGGCGAGGTTTTCAGCTGCTATCACGATGCTGGCGCTAGCGACGTTTGCGTTTTGGTTCTGGCGCACTGGCGAGCTCTCCGCCGCGCTCATCGTCGCGATCTCGGTCGTTGTGATCTCGTGCCCCTGCGCGCTTGGGCTTGCTACGCCCGTTAGCACGCTCGTTGCGCTTGGGGCGGGCTTTAGGCGCGGGATACTTTTTAAAGAAGCGCGCATCATCGAAAGCCTAGCTAAGTGCGATACGGCCGTGTTTGACAAGACCGGCACGCTCACGTCAGGGCGGCTTAAGGTGAGTAAATTTACGCGCGTGGGCAAATTTGACGCAAGCGCGCTTTTTTCGTTAGTTAGCGGCTCGGATCATCCCGTTAGCTGCGTCGTTGGCGAGTATCTTCGAGCAAATTTTAGGGATTTAAAACTTTTAGAGTTAAGCGGCTTTGAAAACATCGCAGCGCGCGGAGTAAGGGCTAAATTTGGCGGCATAAATCTAGCCGGCGGGAGCGAGAAATTTATGCGCGAGCTAGGGCTTTATGGCGGCGAAGCAGTGCGCGGGACTTGCTATTTTTTCGCTGCAGACGGGGGGATCGCAGCGGCATTTGAGCTAGAGGAGAGCCTAAAAGATGGCGCCAAAGAGTGCGTAGCCGCGCTAAAAAACGCTGGCATACGCGTAGCGATGCTAACGGGCGATAACGAATACGCCGCAAAGCGCGTGGCAGAGGAGCTAGGCGTGGGCGAAACGGTCGCAAACGCTCTGCCCACGGATAAGGCCGCCTACGTAGAGAGACTGGCTCAGCAAGGGCGAAACGTGCTGATGGTAGGCGACGGGATCAACGACGCCGCCGCGCTCGCGCTCTCAAGCGTGGCCGTGTGTATGGGTAGCGGAGCGGCCGTGAGTATCGCAAAAAGCGACGTCGTGCTGATGAGAGACGATCCCGCCTCGCTAGCGGCTGCCGTAGCGCTCGCGCGCAAAACCTACCGCATCGTGCGGCAAAATTTGGTCTTTTCGCTCGTTTATAACGCCGTGACGATACCGCTGGCGATGGCCGGCTACGTCGCGCCCGCCGTGGCTGCGCTATCGATGTCGCTAAGCTCGGTCGCGGTCGTGCTAAACGCGCTGCGGGCTAGGAGCGAGCGATGA
- a CDS encoding c-type cytochrome: protein MKIYHIATAVLALNLSLLAADGAAIYKKCAACHGEKADVKYANKVPALTSISKEDRIKALQSYKDGSNNNFGMGKVMQIHAKNLSDEDMAAVSEYIDSLK, encoded by the coding sequence ATGAAAATCTATCACATTGCAACTGCCGTTTTGGCGCTAAATTTATCTCTGCTTGCGGCTGACGGCGCAGCTATTTACAAAAAATGCGCAGCCTGTCACGGCGAAAAAGCGGACGTAAAATACGCAAACAAAGTACCTGCGCTAACTAGCATCAGCAAAGAGGACCGCATAAAAGCGCTACAAAGCTACAAAGATGGCTCAAACAATAACTTTGGCATGGGCAAGGTCATGCAAATCCACGCCAAAAACCTAAGTGACGAGGATATGGCGGCTGTTAGCGAGTATATCGATAGCTTGAAATAA
- the ccoS gene encoding cbb3-type cytochrome oxidase assembly protein CcoS, with the protein MSGAVVAMMIGVSTLLGACGLAALLWGLKTRQFDDERKFLDGTKFDDEDALNDAYELELRRKEKGYKPPE; encoded by the coding sequence ATGAGCGGGGCGGTCGTGGCGATGATGATCGGGGTCTCGACGCTGCTGGGCGCGTGCGGGCTGGCGGCGCTGCTGTGGGGGCTCAAAACTAGGCAGTTTGACGATGAGCGAAAGTTTTTGGACGGGACGAAATTTGACGACGAAGACGCGCTAAATGATGCCTATGAGCTGGAGCTGCGCCGTAAAGAAAAGGGCTATAAGCCGCCTGAGTGA